From a single Candidatus Krumholzibacteriia bacterium genomic region:
- a CDS encoding MarR family transcriptional regulator: MASDPDIETRIVASIRRIMRAVDLHSRHLVDEFGLTGPQLAVLQAVTRCEPATPGAIARSVRISAATTTGILTRLQKRGLIVRTRGESDRRTVRVDLTDAGRKALAAAPSLLQDRFRDQLVHLEGWERSMILSVLQRIATMMDAEDLEASPMLVTDDSTLVFRGPPGEDREDQDFIREN, from the coding sequence TTGGCCAGCGATCCCGACATCGAGACCCGCATCGTCGCGTCGATCCGGCGGATCATGCGCGCGGTCGATCTGCACTCGCGGCACCTCGTCGACGAGTTCGGACTCACCGGACCACAGCTCGCCGTCCTGCAGGCCGTGACCCGGTGCGAGCCGGCCACGCCCGGCGCGATCGCGCGCTCGGTCCGGATCAGCGCGGCCACGACCACGGGGATCCTCACGCGCCTCCAGAAGCGGGGACTGATCGTCCGCACCCGCGGCGAGAGCGACCGGCGCACGGTGCGGGTCGACCTGACCGACGCCGGGCGGAAGGCCCTGGCCGCCGCGCCCTCGCTGTTGCAGGACCGCTTCCGCGATCAGCTCGTGCACCTCGAGGGATGGGAGCGGAGCATGATCCTCAGCGTGCTCCAGCGCATCGCCACCATGATGGACGCCGAGGACCTCGAAGCCTCGCCAATGCTCGTCACCGACGACTCCACGCTGGTCTTCCGTGGGCCCCCCGGCGAAGACCGCGAAGACCAGGACTTCATCCGGGAGAACTGA
- a CDS encoding Zn-dependent hydrolase, translating into MGVRTAADPTIDLDRLQKDLLDLGQIGRSDEDHGVHRLAFTEADMEGRRWLLQKIEEAGGAARLDEVGNVVGRWFDDIDAPAVVLGSHIDSVRAGGLFDGTLGVLAGLECVRTLRDRGLEPERPIELVAFADEEGRFGGMLGAQAYCGQVTPDWVHNAISVQGVRLVDAMREAGLDPEQATMATRDPDTLHAFLELHIEQGPVLETEGRHVGVVTGISGVFKWLVRLIGKANHAGTAPMNMRSDAFMGLADFAHEIERIIDEDGSDSSRITVGMATLKPGYPHTVPGEVEFSIVGRDSDAEVMHDLANSCRKVLSAIGRRHKLYFEYDQLSWLDPQPCDAGVIEAFERQAKKLGHDPLLMPSGAGHDTQFMATTCPAGMIFVPSAGGVSHAPDEWTQWSDVEIGANVLLHTVMEFAGVE; encoded by the coding sequence ATGGGTGTCCGCACGGCCGCCGACCCGACGATCGATCTCGACCGCCTGCAGAAGGACTTGCTCGACCTCGGCCAGATCGGCCGCAGCGACGAGGACCACGGCGTCCACCGCCTGGCCTTCACCGAGGCCGACATGGAAGGCCGCCGCTGGCTGTTGCAGAAGATCGAAGAGGCCGGCGGCGCGGCGCGTCTGGACGAGGTGGGGAACGTGGTCGGGCGCTGGTTCGACGACATCGACGCGCCCGCCGTGGTGCTGGGTTCGCACATCGACTCGGTGCGGGCGGGCGGTCTGTTCGACGGCACCCTCGGCGTGCTCGCCGGTCTGGAGTGCGTCCGCACCCTCCGCGATCGTGGCCTCGAACCGGAGCGGCCCATCGAGCTCGTCGCCTTCGCCGACGAAGAAGGACGTTTCGGGGGTATGCTCGGCGCCCAGGCCTACTGCGGGCAGGTCACACCGGACTGGGTGCACAACGCGATCAGCGTGCAGGGCGTGCGCCTGGTCGACGCCATGCGCGAGGCCGGTCTCGATCCCGAGCAGGCTACGATGGCCACCCGCGACCCCGACACGCTGCACGCCTTCCTCGAGCTGCACATCGAACAGGGGCCGGTGCTCGAGACCGAGGGCCGCCACGTGGGCGTGGTCACCGGGATCAGCGGCGTGTTCAAGTGGCTGGTCCGCCTGATCGGCAAGGCCAACCACGCGGGCACCGCGCCCATGAACATGCGCAGCGACGCCTTCATGGGTCTGGCCGACTTCGCCCACGAGATCGAGCGGATCATCGACGAGGACGGGAGCGACTCGAGCCGGATCACCGTGGGCATGGCGACGCTCAAGCCCGGCTACCCGCACACCGTGCCGGGCGAGGTCGAGTTCTCGATCGTGGGCCGCGACTCCGACGCCGAGGTCATGCACGATCTGGCCAACAGCTGCCGCAAGGTACTGTCGGCGATCGGGCGTCGTCACAAGCTGTACTTCGAGTACGACCAGCTGAGCTGGCTCGATCCGCAGCCCTGCGATGCCGGCGTGATCGAAGCCTTCGAGCGGCAGGCGAAGAAGCTGGGCCACGATCCGCTGCTCATGCCCAGCGGTGCCGGCCACGACACGCAGTTCATGGCCACGACGTGTCCGGCCGGGATGATCTTCGTGCCCAGCGCCGGGGGTGTGAGCCACGCTCCCGACGAATGGACCCAGTGGTCCGACGTCGAGATCGGCGCGAACGTGCTCCTGCACACGGTGATGGAGTTCGCGGGCGTGGAGTGA
- a CDS encoding thioredoxin family protein gives MRLPLRPTTLAALFLSLTLIACTSNSSNADEAGPEASAAQQEQTADTDKPIRIAQGQRTEITDYLAEGQITVFDFMSDYCPPCVQIAPWLDRLHEERDDIQVVKVDVNRPGKEGIDWTSPVLQQYGIRSIPHFKIYGADGELMDEGQPAYETIVSWLRELPQEETSGR, from the coding sequence ATGCGACTTCCGCTCCGCCCGACCACCTTGGCCGCGCTCTTCCTGAGCCTCACGCTGATCGCCTGCACCTCGAACAGCAGCAATGCCGACGAGGCGGGGCCGGAGGCCTCCGCGGCGCAGCAGGAGCAGACGGCGGACACGGACAAGCCCATCCGCATCGCCCAGGGCCAGCGGACCGAGATCACCGACTACCTGGCCGAGGGCCAGATCACCGTGTTCGACTTCATGAGCGACTACTGTCCGCCCTGCGTGCAGATCGCTCCCTGGCTCGATCGTCTGCACGAGGAGCGTGACGACATCCAGGTGGTGAAGGTCGACGTGAACCGCCCGGGCAAGGAAGGCATCGACTGGACCTCGCCCGTGCTGCAGCAGTACGGCATCCGCTCGATCCCGCACTTCAAGATCTACGGGGCCGACGGCGAACTCATGGACGAGGGCCAGCCGGCCTACGAGACCATCGTGTCGTGGCTGCGCGAGCTTCCCCAAGAGGAGACGTCCGGACGGTGA
- the def gene encoding peptide deformylase — protein sequence MKHVLKVARMGNPVLRRKAEPVDPAAIPSREFQDFVDSMLLTMHEYSGIGLAAPQVHKSLRVVVFHEGAGLTDGDGEPLTALINPEVTPLTEDLRAIWEGCLSVPGLRGRVSRPERIRVTGLDRKGRAVDLELEDFDAVVTQHEFDHLDGVLYTDKVDDPTLLVFEDEFERFWAEKAEEDGDFVDDEG from the coding sequence GTGAAGCACGTCCTGAAGGTGGCCCGCATGGGCAATCCGGTGCTCCGCCGCAAGGCCGAGCCCGTGGATCCCGCCGCCATTCCCAGCCGCGAGTTCCAGGACTTCGTCGACTCCATGCTGCTGACCATGCACGAGTACTCGGGCATCGGCCTGGCCGCCCCGCAGGTGCACAAGAGCCTGCGCGTGGTGGTGTTCCACGAGGGCGCCGGACTCACCGACGGCGACGGGGAACCCCTGACCGCGCTGATCAACCCCGAGGTCACGCCGCTCACCGAGGACCTGCGCGCGATCTGGGAGGGCTGCCTGAGCGTGCCCGGCCTGCGCGGCCGCGTGTCGCGCCCCGAACGGATCCGCGTCACCGGCCTCGACCGCAAGGGACGCGCGGTCGACCTCGAACTCGAGGACTTCGACGCCGTGGTCACCCAGCACGAGTTCGACCACCTCGACGGCGTGCTCTACACCGACAAGGTCGACGATCCGACCCTGCTCGTGTTCGAGGACGAGTTCGAGCGCTTCTGGGCCGAGAAGGCCGAGGAGGACGGCGACTTCGTCGACGACGAGGGTTGA
- a CDS encoding ATP-binding cassette domain-containing protein: MSALSCDDLHVTYPGGVQALRGVSLRVSEGETVALVGESGSGKTTLLKCFNRMVRPSGGRVEVDRTSVDAVAVEGLRRSIGYVQQDGGLLPHWSVRENIELVPWLLDWPRERRVARSRELLELVGLDPASFADRRPSALSGGQRQRVAFARALAADPRVLLLDEPFGALDPVLRTELQDEVARWQRDLHKTTLLVTHDMAEALRLGDRVVVLRDGAVQQQASAAELRAAPANGYVRALLRASGSVA; the protein is encoded by the coding sequence ATGAGCGCGCTCTCCTGCGACGATCTCCACGTGACCTACCCCGGCGGGGTGCAGGCCCTGCGGGGCGTGTCGCTGCGGGTGTCCGAGGGCGAGACCGTGGCCCTGGTGGGCGAGAGCGGCAGCGGCAAGACCACCCTGCTCAAGTGCTTCAACCGCATGGTCCGGCCGAGCGGTGGGCGGGTGGAGGTCGACCGCACGTCCGTCGACGCGGTCGCGGTGGAAGGCCTGCGCCGCTCGATCGGCTACGTGCAGCAGGACGGAGGCCTGCTGCCACACTGGAGCGTGCGCGAGAACATCGAGCTGGTGCCGTGGCTCCTCGACTGGCCGCGGGAACGACGTGTCGCCCGATCGCGCGAACTGCTTGAGCTCGTGGGTCTCGATCCGGCGAGCTTCGCCGACCGCCGTCCGAGTGCCCTTTCGGGTGGACAGCGGCAGCGTGTCGCCTTCGCCCGCGCGCTCGCCGCCGACCCACGGGTGCTGCTGCTCGACGAGCCCTTCGGTGCCCTCGACCCGGTCCTGCGGACCGAACTGCAGGACGAGGTCGCCCGCTGGCAGCGCGATCTGCACAAGACGACGCTGCTGGTGACGCACGACATGGCCGAAGCCCTGCGCCTGGGTGATCGCGTGGTCGTCCTGCGCGACGGCGCGGTCCAGCAACAGGCCAGCGCCGCCGAACTCCGGGCCGCGCCCGCCAACGGTTACGTGCGCGCGCTGCTGCGGGCTTCGGGGAGCGTGGCGTGA
- the asnB gene encoding asparagine synthase (glutamine-hydrolyzing), with amino-acid sequence MCGIVGSWELGPWSEARREGLERGMQLLQHRGPDGRGQWIDEDEGLAMGHTRLSIIGLDAGTQPMVGPDQQQVLTVNGEFYDYKSIRARLACENLRFESRSDSEVALHLYRRRGLDFVHDLRGEFAVALYDRSRDRMVFVRDRFGIKPLYLHLRRDRVVWGSEVKALLAQPGVPRKLSPQASMNQLMHTMVPGTTAFEGIEQILPGHMVIVERRGDRFEVTRTRYWDFEFPRADEFEDELPPEHWISRVREELIDAVRVRLEADVPVGCYLSGGIDSCSMLGLATPLQQSPVKAYTISFDHADFDESKIAREMAESVGADQEVLELNAANLYGHSYVRTLWHAERTFYNTLGVAKWHMSRRVRESGYKVVVTGEGSDELFSGYPFLKRDHFLHGGDDQTPRQLSDVNRVFQGSILAETQASHPAWDELCGFTPSWIQPWILTHDHARGLFADPVLEQLRDYDPVAAIAARIDPSMVQGRHPLDRAQYTWSKTMLEGQILTWGGDRVDMGNSMESRPAFLDHHVAELARCIPPRYRIHEGTEKWVLREAMKGVLPDVLYKREKFAFMAPPAHTDQRKRKAVEDLLASHMTPDHVRDAGLFDVDRIDGFLQSWRTESDPARATRNDILVNHLLGLHLLHELFVAGDGSPPPLP; translated from the coding sequence ATGTGTGGAATCGTGGGGAGCTGGGAGCTCGGACCGTGGTCCGAGGCCCGTCGCGAAGGACTGGAACGCGGAATGCAGCTGTTGCAGCACCGCGGACCGGACGGTCGCGGCCAGTGGATCGACGAAGACGAGGGCCTGGCCATGGGCCACACCCGCCTGTCGATCATCGGACTCGACGCCGGAACCCAGCCCATGGTCGGTCCCGACCAGCAGCAGGTGCTGACCGTCAACGGTGAGTTCTACGACTACAAGTCCATCCGCGCGCGCCTGGCGTGTGAGAACCTGCGCTTCGAGTCGCGCAGCGACAGCGAGGTGGCCCTGCACCTGTACCGCCGGCGCGGTCTGGACTTCGTGCACGACCTGCGCGGCGAGTTCGCCGTGGCCCTGTACGATCGCTCACGCGACCGCATGGTCTTCGTGCGCGATCGCTTCGGCATCAAGCCTTTGTACCTGCACCTCCGCCGCGACCGCGTGGTCTGGGGGTCCGAGGTCAAGGCCCTGCTCGCGCAACCCGGGGTCCCGCGGAAGCTGTCGCCGCAGGCCTCGATGAACCAGCTCATGCACACCATGGTGCCGGGGACCACGGCCTTCGAGGGCATCGAACAGATCCTGCCCGGACACATGGTGATCGTGGAGCGACGCGGCGACCGCTTCGAAGTCACCCGCACGCGCTACTGGGACTTCGAGTTCCCCCGAGCCGACGAGTTCGAGGACGAACTGCCACCCGAGCACTGGATCAGCCGGGTCCGCGAGGAACTGATCGACGCGGTGCGCGTGCGGCTCGAGGCCGACGTGCCGGTGGGTTGCTACCTCAGCGGCGGGATCGACAGCTGTTCGATGCTCGGCCTGGCCACGCCGTTGCAGCAGTCTCCCGTGAAGGCCTACACCATCAGCTTCGACCACGCCGACTTCGACGAGTCGAAGATCGCCCGGGAGATGGCCGAGAGCGTCGGTGCCGACCAGGAGGTCCTGGAGCTGAACGCGGCCAACCTGTACGGCCACAGCTACGTGCGCACCCTGTGGCACGCCGAGCGTACCTTCTACAACACACTGGGCGTGGCCAAGTGGCACATGAGCCGCCGCGTGCGCGAGTCGGGCTACAAGGTCGTGGTCACCGGCGAGGGCAGCGACGAGCTGTTCAGTGGCTATCCATTCCTCAAGCGCGACCACTTCCTGCACGGCGGCGACGACCAGACCCCACGCCAGCTCAGCGACGTGAACCGCGTGTTCCAGGGGTCGATCCTGGCCGAGACCCAGGCCTCGCACCCGGCCTGGGACGAGCTCTGCGGGTTCACGCCGAGTTGGATCCAGCCGTGGATCCTGACCCACGACCATGCCCGCGGCCTCTTCGCCGACCCCGTGCTCGAGCAGCTGCGCGACTACGATCCCGTGGCGGCGATCGCCGCGCGGATCGACCCCTCCATGGTGCAGGGACGTCACCCCCTCGACCGCGCCCAGTACACCTGGAGCAAGACCATGCTCGAGGGGCAGATCCTCACCTGGGGAGGCGATCGCGTCGACATGGGCAACTCCATGGAGTCGCGTCCGGCCTTCCTCGACCACCACGTGGCCGAACTGGCCCGTTGCATTCCGCCGCGCTACCGGATCCACGAGGGAACCGAGAAATGGGTGCTGCGCGAAGCGATGAAGGGCGTCCTGCCCGACGTGCTGTACAAGCGCGAGAAGTTCGCCTTCATGGCCCCGCCGGCACACACCGACCAGCGCAAGCGTAAGGCGGTGGAGGACCTGCTGGCGTCGCACATGACGCCCGACCACGTCCGCGATGCCGGACTCTTCGACGTCGACCGGATCGACGGCTTCCTGCAGTCGTGGCGGACCGAGAGCGACCCGGCCCGGGCAACCCGCAATGACATCCTCGTCAATCACCTCCTGGGGCTGCATCTTCTGCACGAGCTCTTCGTGGCCGGCGACGGCTCGCCGCCACCGTTGCCCTAG
- a CDS encoding aspartate carbamoyltransferase, producing the protein MVQPVGTSTTNVQSNSVGAMLDPRNLLNHYRNALDWDLLRKFEGVSILNTRQFVRREVVELAKFSALLEQTEIASSHPLDGKICITSFFEASTRTRLSFEAATLRCDGRVLSVPDGKVTGIAKGESLSDIGEMFNTYGDLVIMRHPETTAIEEIRRNLRLPLINAGNGTGEHPTQALLDWYALLKWRPDLATEDFTGDEFHIGIVGTPRDMRAVKSFMRMSMLFDNAIGKITVVSEQKQPLGRELAEDVENSPIEVEIRSDMQSVLHEFDVIYMNSIALLEGSYELLGKEFSLDANSNLKENAAILHPLARRDELAASLDRTKHNLYFAEAAGAVFMRQALLVSVLGRIDSLPDSIIYLSS; encoded by the coding sequence ATGGTACAACCCGTCGGAACCTCGACGACCAACGTGCAGAGCAACTCCGTGGGCGCCATGCTCGATCCACGGAACCTGCTGAACCACTACCGGAACGCGCTCGACTGGGACCTGCTGCGGAAGTTCGAGGGCGTGTCGATCCTCAACACGCGGCAGTTCGTGCGGCGCGAGGTCGTGGAGCTGGCCAAGTTCTCGGCCCTGCTGGAACAGACCGAGATCGCCAGCTCGCATCCACTCGACGGCAAGATCTGCATCACCTCGTTCTTCGAAGCGAGCACGCGGACACGGCTGAGCTTCGAGGCGGCCACCCTGCGCTGCGACGGCCGTGTCCTCAGTGTTCCCGACGGCAAGGTCACGGGAATCGCCAAGGGCGAATCGCTGTCGGACATCGGCGAGATGTTCAACACCTACGGCGACCTCGTGATCATGCGGCATCCCGAGACCACCGCGATCGAGGAGATCCGCCGGAACCTGCGCCTGCCGCTGATCAACGCGGGCAACGGCACCGGCGAACACCCGACGCAGGCCCTGCTCGACTGGTACGCCCTTCTCAAGTGGAGGCCCGACCTCGCGACCGAGGACTTCACGGGAGACGAGTTCCACATCGGGATCGTGGGAACGCCCCGCGACATGCGCGCCGTGAAGAGCTTCATGCGCATGTCCATGCTGTTCGACAACGCCATCGGCAAGATCACCGTGGTCAGCGAACAGAAGCAGCCACTGGGGAGGGAGCTCGCCGAGGACGTCGAGAACTCACCGATCGAGGTGGAGATCCGCAGCGACATGCAGAGCGTGCTGCACGAGTTCGATGTCATCTACATGAACTCGATCGCCCTGCTCGAGGGCAGCTACGAGCTGCTGGGCAAGGAGTTCTCGCTCGACGCGAACAGCAACCTGAAGGAGAACGCGGCGATCCTCCACCCGCTGGCCCGCCGTGACGAGCTCGCCGCCAGTCTCGATCGTACGAAGCACAATCTGTACTTCGCCGAAGCCGCCGGTGCGGTGTTCATGCGCCAGGCGCTCCTGGTGAGCGTGTTGGGGCGCATCGACTCGCTCCCGGACTCCATCATCTACCTCTCGAGCTGA
- a CDS encoding ferredoxin, which produces MADRDDKLPGQAPGPYYVDGQCIDCDLCRQAAPANFERNDAEGFSYLARQPETDEEHAACREALEECPVEAIGDDGED; this is translated from the coding sequence ATGGCCGATCGCGACGACAAGCTCCCGGGCCAGGCTCCCGGCCCCTACTACGTCGACGGCCAGTGCATCGACTGCGACCTGTGCCGTCAGGCCGCCCCGGCCAACTTCGAGCGCAACGACGCCGAGGGCTTCTCGTACCTGGCCCGCCAGCCCGAGACCGACGAAGAGCACGCCGCGTGCCGCGAGGCCCTCGAAGAGTGCCCCGTCGAGGCGATCGGCGACGACGGCGAGGACTGA
- a CDS encoding glycine betaine ABC transporter substrate-binding protein: MSTRIVLVVLLLAAPVAAQDAPTVVVGSKNFSESRLLAEIFAQTLEAGGAFRVDRRFNLAGTSVCFRALRNGSIDVYPEYTGTGLVTLLGEPATGTESEVLAKVRRIFRDRWDLRWLAPLGFENAYEVAVRRAVAEERDLRTIADLAARGDDLRYAFGYEFQQRRDGLVGLRAVYGLDPQRLVGMQQTLKYAAAGDGEVDVIDVYTTDGLILVHDLLVLDDPRAVFPPYSAAPLVHGPTLDAHPRLGIRLQRLSDVLDEDSMRALNRRVEVDGEPIERVAAEFLEQLGVVTGAEAAAASAAAGDGGRERNVFDVLVDERGALLQRTLEHLGLVFGALSLSILVAVPLGLVLERQAGRAETVIRGVGILQTIPSIALLAFMIPLLGVGAPPAIAALFLYGLYPIVRNTFTGVRDAGPAAAQSATALGMTPRQVLVHVKLPLAVPVILAGIRTAAVICVGTATLAAFIGAGGLGEPIVAGLQLDDAAIILSGALPAAVLALLVDGLLALVEWSLRPRV, encoded by the coding sequence GTGAGCACCCGGATCGTCCTCGTGGTGCTCCTGCTGGCGGCCCCGGTCGCCGCGCAGGACGCGCCCACCGTGGTCGTCGGCTCGAAGAACTTCTCCGAGAGCCGCCTGCTGGCCGAGATCTTCGCGCAGACGCTCGAGGCCGGCGGCGCGTTCCGGGTGGACCGCCGCTTCAACCTGGCCGGCACGTCGGTGTGCTTCCGCGCGCTGCGCAACGGCTCGATCGACGTCTACCCCGAGTACACGGGCACCGGCCTGGTCACTCTGCTCGGCGAACCGGCCACGGGGACCGAGTCCGAGGTGCTGGCGAAGGTGCGCCGGATCTTCCGCGATCGCTGGGACCTGCGCTGGCTCGCACCGCTCGGCTTCGAGAACGCCTACGAGGTCGCCGTGCGCCGGGCGGTGGCCGAGGAACGCGACCTGCGCACCATTGCCGACCTCGCCGCGCGGGGCGACGACCTGCGCTACGCCTTCGGCTACGAGTTCCAACAGCGGCGCGACGGGCTCGTGGGGCTGCGCGCGGTCTACGGCCTCGATCCGCAGCGCCTGGTCGGCATGCAACAGACCTTGAAGTACGCCGCGGCCGGCGACGGCGAGGTCGACGTCATCGACGTCTACACCACCGACGGACTGATCCTCGTCCACGACCTGCTCGTGCTCGACGATCCGCGCGCCGTGTTCCCGCCCTACTCTGCCGCACCGCTCGTGCACGGCCCCACGCTCGACGCCCACCCGCGGCTGGGCATACGGCTGCAGCGTCTGTCGGACGTGCTCGACGAGGATTCGATGCGCGCCCTCAACCGTCGGGTGGAGGTCGACGGCGAACCGATCGAACGCGTGGCCGCGGAGTTCCTCGAACAGCTCGGCGTGGTCACCGGCGCCGAGGCCGCGGCGGCGTCGGCGGCCGCGGGCGATGGTGGGCGTGAGAGAAACGTCTTCGACGTCCTGGTCGACGAGCGAGGCGCGCTGCTGCAGCGCACGCTGGAACATCTGGGACTGGTGTTCGGGGCGCTGTCGCTGAGCATCCTCGTGGCCGTTCCGCTCGGCCTGGTGCTCGAACGCCAGGCCGGCCGCGCCGAGACCGTGATCCGCGGCGTGGGGATCCTGCAGACCATTCCCTCGATCGCCCTGCTCGCCTTCATGATCCCGCTGCTGGGCGTCGGCGCGCCGCCGGCGATCGCGGCGCTGTTCCTGTACGGGCTCTACCCGATCGTGCGGAACACCTTCACCGGCGTGCGCGACGCGGGGCCGGCCGCCGCGCAGAGCGCCACGGCGCTCGGCATGACACCGCGGCAGGTACTCGTGCACGTGAAGCTGCCGCTGGCGGTGCCGGTGATCCTGGCCGGGATCCGTACGGCGGCGGTGATCTGTGTGGGAACGGCCACGCTGGCCGCGTTCATCGGCGCGGGTGGACTGGGCGAGCCGATCGTGGCCGGCCTGCAGCTCGACGACGCGGCGATCATCCTGAGCGGCGCGCTGCCGGCGGCGGTGCTGGCGCTGCTGGTGGACGGACTGCTGGCGCTGGTGGAGTGGTCGCTGCGGCCGCGGGTCTGA
- a CDS encoding sodium:solute symporter family protein: MNEASALLDPTIGWILLAALSVIWVGLGVYWGRKASNLEGFMLAGRNVGLALGTATAVATWITSNTTMLAPQFALQLGVWGMLAYCTASFGLFLFAPMAERIRALMPNGYTSAEFVRLRYGNFAWGIFLVISLFYGITWMISMGMAGGILMEALAGIPYVYGMTTILLVCVLYTLFGGLFAVIGTDFIQSWIILVGVCVVAIAVLSTVSIDEIYANLERNRPALLDVLFPAAIMAIFNNMLFGLGEIFHSNVWWSRAFAMREGVGRKAYGLAGLIWLPIPIVAGFLGLAAPALGINIARPDMVGPVVAGTVLGTFGAVLVFVVVFASLASSIDSLLAAMSDLVLNDFVKQMFARDASDEQLRRWGMAVIIGIGLITWLICVPRVGTLASVLFFAGPLVGSAIWPIIAGLYWQHANRHGAVAAMLLGSAGGLITYFTVGWYAASLIGTAVSMVVVVVTTRFAPQSFDWARLDAGPHATTSEEVA, translated from the coding sequence ATGAACGAAGCATCGGCACTGCTCGACCCCACCATCGGTTGGATCCTGCTCGCCGCGCTCTCGGTGATCTGGGTGGGTCTGGGTGTGTACTGGGGCCGCAAGGCCTCGAACCTCGAGGGCTTCATGCTGGCCGGACGCAACGTCGGACTGGCCCTGGGCACCGCGACGGCGGTGGCCACGTGGATCACCTCGAACACGACCATGCTCGCCCCGCAGTTCGCCCTGCAGCTCGGCGTGTGGGGCATGCTGGCCTACTGCACGGCCAGCTTCGGTCTGTTCCTGTTCGCGCCCATGGCCGAGCGGATCCGTGCACTCATGCCCAACGGCTACACCAGCGCCGAGTTCGTGCGCCTGCGCTACGGGAACTTCGCGTGGGGAATCTTCCTGGTGATCTCGCTGTTCTACGGCATCACCTGGATGATCAGCATGGGCATGGCCGGCGGCATTCTCATGGAGGCGCTGGCCGGGATCCCCTACGTGTACGGAATGACCACGATCCTGCTCGTGTGCGTGCTCTACACGCTCTTCGGCGGTCTGTTCGCAGTGATCGGCACCGACTTCATCCAGAGCTGGATCATCCTCGTGGGCGTGTGCGTCGTGGCGATCGCGGTGCTGTCGACGGTGTCCATCGACGAGATCTACGCCAACCTGGAACGCAATCGCCCCGCGCTGCTCGACGTGCTCTTCCCCGCCGCGATCATGGCGATCTTCAACAACATGCTGTTCGGCCTGGGCGAGATCTTCCACAGCAACGTGTGGTGGAGCCGCGCCTTCGCCATGCGCGAAGGCGTGGGGCGCAAGGCCTACGGCCTGGCTGGCCTGATCTGGCTTCCGATTCCGATCGTGGCCGGTTTCCTCGGACTCGCCGCCCCCGCCCTGGGCATCAACATCGCGCGGCCCGACATGGTCGGACCGGTCGTGGCGGGCACGGTGCTCGGCACCTTCGGCGCGGTGCTGGTGTTCGTGGTGGTCTTCGCATCGTTGGCGTCGAGCATCGACAGCCTGCTGGCGGCCATGAGCGATCTGGTGTTGAACGACTTCGTCAAGCAGATGTTCGCCCGCGACGCCTCCGACGAACAACTCCGCCGTTGGGGCATGGCCGTGATCATCGGGATCGGCCTGATCACCTGGCTGATCTGCGTACCGCGAGTGGGCACGTTGGCCAGCGTGCTGTTCTTCGCCGGCCCGCTGGTGGGCAGCGCGATCTGGCCGATCATCGCCGGGCTGTACTGGCAACACGCCAATCGCCACGGAGCGGTGGCGGCCATGTTGCTGGGCTCTGCCGGTGGTCTGATCACCTACTTCACCGTGGGCTGGTACGCCGCCTCGCTCATCGGAACCGCCGTCTCAATGGTCGTCGTCGTCGTCACCACGCGCTTCGCGCCGCAGTCCTTCGACTGGGCGCGGCTCGACGCGGGTCCGCACGCGACGACCTCCGAGGAGGTCGCATGA